DNA sequence from the Chlamydiota bacterium genome:
CGCGCCGCGGGGCAGGGGTGAGGTTCGTTGATGCAGGGTCCCGGCCGGCAGACGCCGGCGCGGGCCGGGCGCGGCGCACGGGGAGGTGATACGCATTCGGTCTCTCATACGGGTCAACAATCAGATCAGGGCCAGGGCGGTGCGCACCATCGACAAGGACGGCAAGCAGGCGGGGATCATGACCGCCGAGCAGGCCCTTGCGCTTGCGCGGTCGTGCAAGCTCGACCTCGTGGAGGTGGCGCCGAACCTCGACCCGCCCGTCTGCAGGATAATGGATTTCGGGAAGTACCAGTACCAGCAGATGAAGAAGAGCCGCGTCGCCAAGAAGAAGTCCATGGGCGGCAAGCTCAAGGAGATCAAGCTCAGGCCCCGCATCGAGGCGCACGACTACCAGGTGAAGCTCCGGCACGCCCG
Encoded proteins:
- a CDS encoding translation initiation factor IF-3, encoding MIRIRSLIRVNNQIRARAVRTIDKDGKQAGIMTAEQALALARSCKLDLVEVAPNLDPPVCRIMDFGKYQYQQMKKSRVAKKKSMGGKLKEIKLRPRIEAHDYQVKLRHARDFLEKGCKLRFRLVYRGRELAHMEMGINLLKRIEEDVKDLGQVEMYPKTFGRNVIMMFAPRPGASKPRPADGQKKDGGDAKAENEPLGGQAVQQDGARQV